A genomic stretch from Salarias fasciatus chromosome 10, fSalaFa1.1, whole genome shotgun sequence includes:
- the kif4 gene encoding kinesin family member 4, whose translation MTHEDTKVIPVRVALRCRPLVRKEINEGCQCCLTFVPGEQQVVVGTEKAFTYDYVFDPTAEQEEVFSTAVSPLLNGLFKGYHATVLAYGQTGSGKTFSMGGTYTSSQENDPSVGVIPRVIGRIFSEKEKRADCEFCLAVSYLEIYNEDILDLLSSSKDKPAISIREDPKEGIKIVGLTETRVFSAQEMVSCLEVGNCARTVGSTAMNAASSRSHAIFTITLEQRRGPEKVDSIVSKLHLVDLAGSERQKKTKAEGDRLKEGISINRGLLALGNVISALGDESKKHTFVPYRDSKLTRLLQDSLGGNSHTLMIACVSPADSNMEETINTLRYADRARKIKNKPVVNVDPRAAEMDRLKKQVQELQVMLLHARGGVAPALSGPESAEKVTKLVERNRALQDENSKLSRELSEAAGQTALMFEKIIMTEQANEKLQSKLEQLQQHAACTVNLQKVLETLEDQELKENVEVMRNLQDIILELKSESAGIAASIDAMAAGEESSEAAGNGSANESPSDAGAVKDSPEAFTAHHALRQAQLSKELIELNKVLSLKEAFVKKMCQNDSQLEPMQSEHQKNFQALQSSVDSLQKEKEELILALQSAKKDSNQAKLSEQRRKRLQELEGQLGDMKKKLLEQSKLLKVKETAAQKVNNLMQEIQAMKTQRTQLMRQMREDSEKFRQFKSKKDREVLQLKEKDRKRQYELLKLERDFQKQASVLRRKTEEAAAANKRLKDALLKRSEVADKRKDNQSRGTEGAAARVKAWLLNEVEVMVSTEEARRHLNDLLEDRKVLAQEITLLKEQIEAGEKPAQKIRRRTLTLSELESQGALETPLTKQLENLQTEMGLRNAQIADLQQKVLMADSESRLKQRVDGLSSIVEAKCALRLLVSELLATKAVSSKLESELKQEQGNVQDLRKRLMDERNLMSTMDMEHQQQLVELEQRHQAEVSYFLNQLKNKPACEEKNEAKQKDEESSKEKELLQRLRVQEEELKKLRGLSEQNQKLAEENEQYRQKLSLLHLASGKKVLVPPSSNQQNDDSFEYVPPKPKLKRFTVARVPLNATINIDELMSPSEDEEDDEDWKPEKPEKGRRASKKPKAVGCACKGRCSNKQCRCRKGKLTCGENCQCDHEKCRNMETQAPIQEVSHTESAAQDSVGSQDAPAGSPENSTFFKPPSCTPTKKVLQEIGDLGHSSGELKLVRKALLEEEEEEEEEEDSFEEDKTTVSFLKKKKRLLTSFQNSFFSGCTPVREELE comes from the exons ATGACACATGAGGACACGAAGGTGATCCCAGTGCGGGTTGCCTTGCGATGTCGACCGTTAGTGAGAAAAGAAATCAATGAGGGGTGTCAGTGCTGTCTCACTTTTGTGCCGGGGGAACAACAG gtggTTGTCGGCACAGAAAAGGCTTTCACCTACGACTACGTGTTTGATCCCACTGCTGAACAGGAGGAAGTGTTCAGCACGGCTGTGTCCCCGTTGTTGAATGGACTTTTCAAAG GTTACCACGCCACTGTTCTGGCGTACGGACAGACGGGCTCTGGAAAGACTTTCTCCATGGGAGGGACGTACACATCATCTCAGGAGAATGATCCCTCAGTTGGAGTCATTCCTCGAGTCATCGGCAGGATCTTCAGTGAAAAAGAGAAACGAGCAGACTGTGAATTCTGTCTGGCTGTATCTTACCTGGAG aTCTATAATGAAGATATATTAGACTTATTGTCTTCATCTAAAGATAAACCTGCCATCAGCATTCGGGAAGACCCAAAAGAAGGCATTAAG ATCGTCGGCTTGACCGAGACTCGAGTCTTTTCTGCACAGGAGATGGTTTCTTGCCTGGAGGTGGGAAACTGTGCTCGCACTGTGGGCTCCACGGCCATGAACGCAGCCTCTTCACGCTCTCACGCCATCTTCACCATCACACTGGAGCAGCGCAGGGGGCCAGAAAA AGTCGACTCCATTGTTTCGAAGCTGCACCTTGTTGATCTGGCTGGTtcagaaagacaaaagaaaaccaaagcagAGGGGGATCGATTGAAGGAAG gcaTCAGCATCAATCGAGGCCTTTTAGCTTTGGGTAACGTGATCAGTGCTCTGGGGGATGAAAGCAAGAAACACACGTTCGTTCCGTACAGAGACTCCAAGCTCACCCGTCTGCTTCAAG ATTCGTTGGGAGGCAACAGCCACACGTTGATGATCGCCTGTGTGAGTCCAGCAgactcaaacatggaggagaCCATCAACACCCTGCGCTATGCAGACAGGGCTCGCAAGATCAAAAACAAACCCGTCGTCAATGTTGATCCCAGAGCGGCGGAAATGGACCGACTGAAAAAACAG gttcaggagctgcaggtgatgCTCCTTCATGCCCGTGGAGGTGTCGCTCCGGCGCTCTCGGG GCCTGAGTCAGCGGAGAAAGTAACTAAACTGGTGGAGAGAAACCGCGCTCTGCAGGACGAGAACAGCAAGCTGAGCAGAGAGCTCAGTGAGGCGGCTGGACAGACGGCGCTCATGTTTGAAAAGATTATTATG ACAGAACAAGCAAATGAGAAGCTTCAGAGTAAACTGGAACAGTTGCAGCAACATGCAGC CTGTACAGTCAATCTCCAGAAGGTGCTGGAgactctggaggaccaggagctAAAGGAGAATGTCGAGGTGAtgaggaacctgcaggacatcatCTTGGAGCTCAAG AGTGAGAGTGCCGGCATTGCGGCTTCCATCGACGCGATGGCTGCAGGGGAAGAATCCTCTGAGGCAGCTGGGAACGGCAGTGCAAATGAATCTCCATCG GATGCTGGCGCCGTCAAAGACTCCCCGGAGGCCTTCACGGCCCATCATGCACTGCGCCAGGCCCAGCTCTCCAAAGAGCTGATCGAGCTCAACAAAGTGTTGAGTCTGAAAGAGGCGTTCGTCAAGAAGATGTGCCAGAATGACAGCCAGCTGGAGCCGATGCAGTCCGAGCATCAG AAAAATTTCCAAGCTCTTCAGTCTTCAGTGGATTCGCtgcagaaggagaaagaggagctcATCTTGGCTCTTCAGTCCGCAAAGAAAGACTCCAACCAGGCCAA GCTGAGCGAGCAGCGGAGGAagaggctgcaggagctggagggccAGCTCGGAGACATGAAGAAGAAGCTCCTGGAACAGTCCAAGCTGCTCAAAGTGAAAGAGACGGCTGCTCAGAAAGTAAACAATCTCATGCAGGAGATACAG GCCATGAAGACCCAGCGAACGCAGCTAATGCGGCAGATGAGAGAGGACTCGGAGAAGTTCAGACAATTTAAGAGCAAGAAGGATCGAGaggtgctgcagctgaaagagaaG GATCGTAAACGACAGTACGAGTTGCTCAAACTTGAGAGGGATTTCCAGAAACAGGCCAGCGTCCTGCGTCGTAAAACGGAAGAG GCCGCAGCTGCAAACAAGAGGCTGAAAGACGCCTTGCTGAAGAGAAGCGAGGTGGCAGATAAACGTAAAGACAACCAGAGCAGAGGCACGGAGGGAGCTGCTGCAAGAGTGAAG GCTTGGCTTCTCAATGAGGTGGAAGTGATGGTCAGCACGGAGGAGGCCCGGCGCCACCTCaacgacctgctggaggacagaaagGTCCTGGCCCAAGAGATCACCCTCCTCAAAGAGCAGATTGAGGCCGGAGAGAAGCCCGCTCAGAAGATCCGG CGCCGGACGCTGACCCTCTCTGAGCTGGAGAGCCAGGGGGCGCTGGAGACGCCGCTCACCAAGCAGCTGGAGAACCTGCAAACAGAAATGGGGCTCAG GAACGCTCAGATCGCTGATCTCCAGCAGAAGGTTCTCATGGCGGACAGCGAGTCCCGTCTGAAGCAGCGCGTCGACGGCCTCTCCAGCATCGTGGAGGCAAAGTGCGCCCTGAGGCTCCTGGTGTCTGAG cTGCTGGCTACCAAAGCGGTGAGCTCCAAGCTGGAGAGCGAGCTGAAACAGGAGCAAGGAAACGTTCAAGATTTGCGTAAAAGGCTGATGGATGAGCGAAACCTCATGTCAACCATGGACAtggagcaccagcagcagctggtggagctggagcagagACACCAGGCGGAG GTCAGCTACTTCCTGAACCAGCTGAAGAACAAACCAGCCTGTGAGGAGAAGAACGAAGCCAAGCAGAAAGACGAGGAGAGCTCCAAGGAGAAGGAGCTTCTCCAGCGACTCAGAGTCCAG gaggaggagctcaaaAAACTGCGAGGCCTGAGTGAGCAGAACCAGAAACTGGCGGAGGAGAATGAGCAGTACAGACAG AAACTGTCTCTGCTTCATTTGGCGAGCGGGAAGAAAGTCCTTGTGCCTCCAAGCTCCAATCAACAGAACGATGACTCGTTTGAATATGTTCCTCCTAAA CCCAAGCTGAAGCGTTTCACCGTGGCCAGAGTGCCGCTGAACGCCACCATCAACATCGACGAGCTGATGTCGCccagcgaggacgaggaggacgacgaggactGGAAGCCCGAGAAACCGGAGAAGGGACGCAGAGCCTCCAAGAAACCGAAAGCAGTGGGG tgtgcGTGTAAAGGCCGCTGCAGCAACAAGCAGTGCCGGTGCCGCAAAGGGAAGCTGACGTGTGGGGAGAACTGCCAGTGCGACCACGAGAAATGTCGAAATATGGAAACGCAAGCGCCTATCCAG GAGGTGAGTCACACAGAAAGCGCCGCCCAGGACTCGGTGGGCTCTCAGGACGCCCCGGCCGGCAGCCCGGAGAACTCCACCTTCTTTAAGCCGCCCTCCTGCACGCCCACCAAAAAG GTGCTGCAGGAAATCGGAGACCTGGGACACTCCAGCGGCGAATTGAAGCTGGTCAGGAAGGcgctcctggaggaggaggaggaggaggaggaggaggaagactccTTCGAGGAGGACAAAACGACAGTCAGCTTcctcaagaagaagaaacggctCCTGACAAGTTTCCAGAACAGTTTTTTCTCCGGCTGCACGCCAGTCAGAGAAGAATTGGAGTGA